A portion of the Edaphobacter lichenicola genome contains these proteins:
- a CDS encoding beta-ketoacyl-[acyl-carrier-protein] synthase family protein produces the protein MNRVVVTGLGCITPIGNTVAAFRTSLFSGLTGIAPFPPYPEAPGETQGLRFTRTAAVKGFDAHQHLETGIVGATDRTTHFAIVAARQAATESQITSHYAPEKIAIVVGCACGGRQAEETETNKLYTRDARVHPLTVVRTMASAGASNISIDQKITGPALNISTACSSGAHAIGLAFQMIRSGMIDAAITGGHEAPLTFGFLRAWDSMRVVSPTQCRPFSVDRDGMTLGEGAAMFTLETLDSARARNAPIYAEIVGTGSSADACHITQPHAEGAASAMVSALKDANANPDEVGFISAHGTGTQVNDTTETAAIHHVFGDRASKIPVSSTKSLHGHSIGASGALEALATILALHDTQLPANAGVTEIDPAIDLDIILGSPRKVTPKLALSNSLAFGGLNAVLAFRPI, from the coding sequence GTGAATCGTGTCGTCGTTACAGGTCTTGGCTGCATCACCCCAATCGGCAATACCGTCGCAGCCTTCCGCACCTCCCTCTTCAGCGGCCTCACCGGCATCGCACCCTTCCCTCCCTACCCCGAAGCGCCCGGCGAAACCCAGGGCCTTCGCTTCACCCGCACAGCCGCCGTCAAAGGCTTCGACGCCCACCAGCATCTCGAAACCGGCATCGTCGGCGCGACCGATCGCACCACCCACTTTGCCATCGTCGCAGCTCGCCAGGCCGCAACCGAGTCCCAAATCACAAGCCACTACGCCCCGGAGAAGATCGCCATCGTCGTCGGCTGTGCCTGCGGTGGCCGCCAGGCCGAAGAGACCGAGACCAACAAGCTCTATACCCGCGACGCCCGCGTTCATCCCCTCACCGTCGTCCGTACCATGGCCTCCGCCGGAGCCAGCAACATCTCCATCGACCAGAAGATCACCGGTCCCGCACTCAACATCTCCACCGCCTGCTCCTCCGGTGCGCACGCCATCGGCCTCGCCTTCCAGATGATTCGCAGCGGTATGATCGACGCCGCCATCACCGGTGGCCACGAAGCCCCGCTCACCTTCGGCTTCCTCCGCGCATGGGACAGCATGCGCGTCGTCTCGCCCACCCAGTGTCGCCCCTTCTCGGTCGACCGCGACGGCATGACCCTCGGCGAAGGCGCCGCCATGTTCACCCTCGAAACTCTCGACTCCGCCCGAGCCCGCAACGCTCCCATCTACGCCGAGATCGTCGGCACCGGCAGCTCCGCCGACGCCTGCCACATCACCCAGCCCCACGCCGAGGGAGCAGCCAGCGCAATGGTCAGCGCGCTCAAAGACGCAAACGCAAATCCCGACGAAGTCGGATTCATCAGCGCCCACGGCACCGGAACCCAGGTCAACGACACCACCGAAACCGCCGCCATCCACCACGTCTTCGGCGACCGTGCCTCGAAGATCCCCGTCAGCTCCACCAAGTCCCTCCACGGCCACTCCATCGGGGCCAGTGGTGCCCTCGAAGCCCTCGCCACCATCCTCGCGCTGCACGACACTCAACTTCCAGCCAACGCAGGAGTCACCGAAATCGACCCCGCAATCGACCTCGACATCATCCTCGGCTCCCCCCGCAAGGTCACCCCGAAGCTTGCCCTCTCAAACTCCCTCGCCTTCGGTGGTCTCAACGCTGTCCTGGCCTTCCGTCCTATCTAG
- a CDS encoding non-oxidative hydroxyarylic acid decarboxylases subunit C, producing MRAYQDFREFLAVLEQQKQLLRITDPVKLEPDMAAASAAATRLGNRSPALLFNNVAGYQNAQIVTNVHGSWANHALVLGMDPDSGIRDQFLEFVRRYRMYPGQLERVTSAPWQEVMIDKDINLFEILPLFRWNQGDGGFFIDKPCVISRDPDDWNNDDVENVGCYRLQVKDKNHLGIQTVPQHDIALQLAHAEARGEDLPVAIALGNEPIILLMAATPMLYTQLEYKMAAVMQGQPYRVVQNAKGLDIPYGSEYVLEGRILSRKRQPEGPFGEFPGYYSGCHQYPVIEIDRVLHRKDPIYESVYVGRPWTELDYLQALTTSAPIFDQVNSTFPEVLAVNALYTHGLVLIVQTKVRYGGFAKAVGLRVLSTPHGLGYAKVIIVVNEDVDPFDLNQVMWAISVRVNPAGDILMLPNLAENLLDPACQPSGIVTKMIIDATTPIPPDRRGDYGEILGTPVGTDTWLQKLEALTKELQR from the coding sequence ATGCGCGCGTATCAGGATTTTCGGGAGTTCCTCGCCGTACTCGAGCAGCAAAAACAGCTTTTGCGTATCACTGACCCCGTCAAGCTGGAGCCGGACATGGCGGCGGCCTCTGCGGCAGCCACCAGGCTGGGAAATCGCAGCCCGGCGTTGTTGTTCAACAACGTTGCCGGTTATCAGAATGCACAGATCGTAACGAACGTTCATGGCTCGTGGGCGAACCATGCTCTGGTGCTGGGTATGGATCCCGACAGCGGCATCAGGGATCAGTTTCTCGAGTTTGTGCGTCGTTACCGCATGTATCCCGGCCAGTTGGAGCGCGTGACCTCCGCGCCCTGGCAGGAGGTGATGATCGATAAGGACATCAACCTGTTCGAGATTCTTCCGCTCTTCCGTTGGAACCAAGGTGACGGCGGCTTTTTCATCGACAAACCCTGCGTCATCAGCCGCGATCCGGACGACTGGAACAACGATGATGTGGAGAATGTGGGATGCTACCGGCTACAGGTGAAGGACAAGAATCATCTCGGCATCCAGACCGTTCCGCAGCATGACATCGCACTGCAGCTTGCTCATGCGGAGGCGCGCGGCGAGGACCTGCCGGTGGCCATTGCTCTGGGCAACGAGCCGATTATCCTCCTCATGGCGGCAACGCCAATGCTGTATACGCAACTGGAGTACAAGATGGCCGCGGTCATGCAGGGCCAGCCGTATCGTGTGGTGCAGAACGCGAAGGGGCTGGATATTCCGTATGGCTCGGAGTATGTCCTCGAAGGAAGAATTCTCTCGCGCAAGCGGCAACCTGAGGGACCGTTTGGCGAATTTCCAGGCTACTACTCCGGCTGCCATCAGTACCCGGTGATTGAGATCGATCGTGTTCTGCATCGCAAAGACCCAATCTATGAGTCGGTCTATGTCGGCAGGCCCTGGACTGAACTCGACTATCTGCAGGCGCTGACGACGAGCGCGCCGATCTTCGACCAGGTGAACAGTACGTTCCCAGAGGTGCTGGCGGTCAACGCACTCTATACGCACGGCCTCGTTCTTATCGTCCAGACGAAGGTGCGTTATGGAGGCTTCGCGAAGGCGGTTGGGCTGCGCGTGCTGAGTACGCCGCATGGTCTGGGCTATGCGAAGGTGATCATCGTCGTCAATGAGGATGTGGATCCGTTCGATCTAAATCAGGTGATGTGGGCGATCTCGGTGAGGGTGAACCCCGCCGGCGACATTCTCATGCTGCCAAACCTGGCCGAAAATCTGCTGGATCCTGCGTGCCAGCCGAGCGGCATTGTTACTAAGATGATCATCGATGCGACGACGCCGATTCCACCGGATAGGCGAGGAGACTACGGCGAGATTCTTGGGACGCCGGTGGGGACGGATACATGGTTGCAGAAGCTGGAAGCGTTAACGAAGGAGCTGCAGAGATGA
- a CDS encoding SRPBCC family protein codes for MADINHEIKINAAPQAVYQALTNASELAKWHTAGTSGKDDTFTTHPTDGPSFEWKILKPDTHTIEWQCVAGPGHSVGTIARFKLSPRDGGRTFVEFSHTGWPDAEGNFRKCNTLWAILLHHLQQYLATKQARPTFN; via the coding sequence ATGGCCGACATCAATCACGAGATCAAGATCAACGCTGCGCCTCAGGCCGTCTATCAGGCACTAACGAATGCATCCGAGCTGGCAAAGTGGCATACCGCAGGCACCAGCGGTAAGGATGACACCTTCACAACGCATCCAACCGACGGCCCCAGCTTTGAGTGGAAGATTCTCAAACCCGATACTCACACGATCGAATGGCAATGCGTCGCAGGACCCGGCCACTCCGTCGGCACCATCGCGCGCTTCAAGCTGTCACCCAGAGATGGTGGACGAACCTTCGTGGAATTCAGCCATACGGGCTGGCCCGACGCAGAAGGAAACTTCCGTAAGTGCAATACTCTCTGGGCTATTCTTCTTCATCATCTGCAGCAGTACCTCGCGACAAAACAGGCCAGACCGACGTTCAACTAA
- a CDS encoding NAD(P)/FAD-dependent oxidoreductase translates to MPLSTPAPQPDILVVGAGPAGLAAAIASATKGLQVEVVDAMLPPIDKACGEGLMPDAMRALAGLGFNLNRDLREIENHPLGGIRFLNEQPAASTEAIFPTNPGRGIRRTVLHQLLLDRALALGVRFHWENSVQSIEAISSGHLLRTNRKTLRARYLIGADGHQSRIAAWAGLSEATIYSRRIGLRQHYAIAPWSNLVEVYWSDHGQAYVTPTAPNEVCVAFLSNTKIPSAEQALTNYPTLQRELASATPSSVPRGSITLGRNLRRVTANNIALIGDASGSVDSVTGSGIGLSFRHATALAAALHDDDLSQYQHAHRRIQLPASLMSRGLLLISGSPRLRAQLLHSFERYPIIFERLLQVHIGHRACIFPGIDELLATGLHLLTS, encoded by the coding sequence ATGCCATTGAGTACGCCCGCTCCACAACCAGATATCCTCGTCGTCGGCGCTGGTCCAGCCGGCCTCGCTGCAGCCATCGCCTCTGCAACCAAAGGCCTTCAGGTAGAAGTTGTCGACGCCATGTTGCCTCCTATCGACAAGGCCTGCGGTGAAGGCCTCATGCCCGACGCCATGCGCGCCCTCGCCGGTCTCGGCTTCAATCTCAACCGCGATCTTCGCGAGATCGAGAACCATCCTCTCGGCGGCATCCGCTTTCTCAATGAACAGCCTGCCGCCTCCACCGAAGCCATCTTCCCAACGAACCCCGGCCGGGGCATCCGCCGTACCGTTCTCCATCAGCTTCTGCTCGACCGCGCCCTCGCTCTAGGCGTCCGCTTTCACTGGGAGAACTCCGTCCAAAGCATCGAGGCCATCTCTTCAGGTCACCTGCTCCGTACCAATCGCAAAACCCTCCGTGCCCGCTACCTCATCGGCGCCGACGGCCACCAATCCCGCATCGCCGCCTGGGCCGGCCTCTCCGAAGCAACCATCTACTCCCGCCGTATAGGTCTTCGCCAGCACTACGCCATCGCCCCCTGGAGTAACCTCGTCGAAGTGTACTGGAGCGACCACGGTCAGGCGTACGTCACTCCCACCGCCCCAAACGAAGTCTGCGTCGCCTTCCTCTCAAACACAAAAATCCCCTCCGCAGAGCAGGCCCTTACGAACTACCCCACTCTTCAACGAGAGCTGGCCTCTGCAACTCCCAGCAGTGTGCCGCGCGGTTCCATCACACTTGGCCGCAATCTCCGCCGCGTCACCGCCAACAATATCGCTCTCATCGGCGACGCCTCAGGCTCGGTCGACTCCGTCACCGGCTCAGGAATCGGGCTATCCTTCCGCCATGCAACAGCACTTGCGGCCGCTCTTCATGATGACGATCTCTCCCAATACCAGCATGCCCATCGACGCATTCAGCTCCCCGCCAGTCTTATGTCCCGCGGTCTGCTCCTGATCAGCGGCTCCCCGCGTCTCCGCGCACAGCTCCTCCACTCCTTCGAACGCTACCCCATAATCTTCGAACGACTTCTTCAGGTTCACATCGGCCACCGCGCCTGTATCTTTCCAGGTATTGACGAACTGCTTGCAACCGGATTACATCTGCTGACAAGCTAA
- a CDS encoding PEP-CTERM sorting domain-containing protein, translated as MPSCFKFSALGAVLLLTTAFASADTLTLGSWAQNGGNGGTDGGPLVVIAPPSYAYNNGLTDYTAPINPLIGTQYLPITNNSVWSFPIGNSSWVSYAQTSPESNPFVDTPNGNYFFTSTFDIGATAPGDASGSIAVLADDTVAVFLNGQLVSIPIATSYPHCADLGPTCTGDGTVIALPSGDFVSGVNTLTFQVVQAGGAEFGVDYAASISTVPEPNSLFLLGSGLIGAAGLLLRKMRA; from the coding sequence ATGCCTTCTTGCTTCAAATTTTCTGCCTTGGGAGCGGTGCTACTTCTTACCACCGCTTTCGCATCCGCCGACACACTTACTCTTGGAAGTTGGGCTCAGAACGGTGGCAATGGAGGGACCGACGGGGGACCGCTGGTTGTGATTGCTCCTCCGAGCTACGCGTATAACAACGGCTTGACGGACTATACCGCTCCTATCAATCCGCTGATTGGCACCCAGTATCTTCCTATCACGAACAATTCGGTCTGGAGTTTTCCAATTGGGAATTCGAGCTGGGTCTCGTATGCGCAGACCTCGCCAGAGTCGAATCCATTTGTAGACACCCCGAATGGCAACTACTTCTTCACCAGCACGTTCGATATTGGCGCGACGGCTCCGGGTGATGCGAGTGGTTCTATTGCCGTGCTTGCCGATGATACGGTCGCAGTGTTTTTGAACGGCCAGCTGGTGAGTATTCCCATCGCAACCTCGTATCCTCATTGTGCGGATTTGGGGCCTACCTGCACGGGCGACGGAACAGTGATCGCACTGCCCTCGGGTGACTTCGTCAGCGGAGTCAATACCCTGACCTTCCAGGTGGTTCAGGCGGGCGGCGCTGAGTTTGGCGTCGACTACGCTGCGTCCATCTCAACGGTTCCGGAGCCAAACTCGTTGTTCCTTCTGGGCAGCGGCCTGATTGGAGCTGCGGGTCTTCTGCTTCGAAAGATGCGCGCCTAA
- a CDS encoding non-oxidative hydroxyarylic acid decarboxylases subunit D, whose translation MSATTQVTAVPVCPRCRSTTTEVRGVSPVAGVWTVYGCDTCFYTWRSTEPEENTNPDKYPAVFRLEPQNLPKLEIAPTIPPLPAKKT comes from the coding sequence ATGAGTGCTACGACACAGGTAACTGCTGTTCCGGTTTGTCCGAGGTGCCGATCGACCACGACAGAGGTCCGCGGCGTCTCCCCCGTTGCTGGTGTGTGGACCGTCTACGGTTGCGACACGTGCTTCTATACATGGCGCAGCACGGAGCCCGAGGAGAATACGAATCCGGATAAATATCCCGCGGTGTTTCGCCTGGAACCGCAGAACCTGCCCAAGCTCGAGATCGCGCCAACAATTCCACCACTGCCAGCGAAGAAGACGTAG
- a CDS encoding acyl carrier protein, translated as MNDIAERCIDIIAKSKGIPASTITLASTFDELNIDSLDKINISFEVEEAFNIEIPDEALSTLRTVGDMIEGVTKLRTAVPSATITTP; from the coding sequence ATGAACGACATCGCTGAACGCTGCATCGACATCATCGCCAAATCGAAGGGGATCCCTGCGAGCACCATCACGCTCGCCAGCACCTTTGATGAGCTCAACATCGACTCCCTCGACAAGATCAACATCTCCTTCGAGGTCGAAGAGGCGTTTAACATTGAAATTCCCGACGAAGCGCTCAGTACCCTCCGCACGGTCGGCGACATGATCGAAGGCGTCACGAAACTGCGCACAGCCGTCCCGTCAGCCACCATTACAACCCCCTGA
- a CDS encoding type III polyketide synthase, translating into MEEPRLINRLFVNCGVDFRNLVFPLDVYENLSGFGPTNDAWIVAAVELGEKAIDAALSRVGLTPADISAIFFASVTGIASPTIDARLINLMPFPTSVKRTPIFGLGCVAGAAGISRASDYVRAFPNQYALLLSVELCSLTWQDNDQSIANLISCGLFGDGAAAVVIAGAETALAKRTCATCISGPKILDTRSTFYRHTQHIMGWDIGDMGFKIVLSPDVPKVVNEHLRGNVESFLTDNGLTLNDISSYIFHSGGPKVLEAMETTLNLPKDALEASWRSLREVGNLSAASVLAVLEDVLVNAPGKPGTYSILAAMGPAFCSELVLLQW; encoded by the coding sequence ATGGAAGAGCCTCGTCTCATCAACCGCCTCTTCGTTAACTGCGGTGTTGACTTCCGCAATCTAGTCTTCCCACTCGACGTCTACGAGAACCTCTCCGGCTTCGGCCCCACCAACGACGCCTGGATCGTCGCCGCCGTCGAACTCGGCGAAAAAGCCATCGACGCCGCCCTCTCCCGCGTCGGCCTCACGCCCGCTGACATCTCCGCCATCTTCTTCGCCTCAGTGACCGGCATCGCCAGCCCCACCATCGACGCTCGCCTCATCAACCTCATGCCCTTCCCCACCAGCGTCAAGCGCACCCCAATCTTCGGCCTCGGTTGCGTCGCTGGAGCAGCCGGTATCTCTCGCGCCTCCGACTACGTCCGCGCCTTCCCCAACCAGTACGCCTTGCTCCTCTCCGTCGAACTCTGCTCCCTCACTTGGCAGGACAACGATCAGTCGATCGCCAACCTCATCTCCTGCGGACTCTTCGGCGACGGCGCTGCCGCCGTCGTTATTGCTGGAGCTGAAACGGCCCTCGCCAAGCGCACCTGCGCCACCTGCATCTCCGGCCCCAAGATCCTCGACACGCGCTCGACCTTTTACAGACACACCCAGCACATCATGGGCTGGGACATCGGCGACATGGGCTTCAAGATCGTCCTCTCCCCCGACGTCCCCAAGGTCGTCAACGAGCACCTCAGAGGCAACGTCGAGTCCTTTCTCACCGACAACGGCCTGACCCTCAACGACATTTCGAGCTACATCTTCCACTCCGGTGGCCCCAAGGTCCTCGAAGCCATGGAGACCACTCTCAACCTTCCCAAGGACGCTCTCGAAGCCTCGTGGCGCAGCCTCCGCGAGGTTGGCAACCTATCCGCCGCCTCCGTCCTCGCCGTACTCGAAGACGTCCTCGTCAACGCCCCAGGCAAACCCGGCACCTACAGCATCCTCGCCGCCATGGGTCCTGCCTTCTGTTCGGAGCTCGTTCTCCTCCAGTGGTAA
- a CDS encoding glycosyltransferase family 2 protein has product MISVLILTRNEQNDLPACLSSVSWSDDIHVFDSHSTDNTVEIAKAAGAHVHTRTFDDYATHRNAALATIPFKYPWVFLPDADERPTPELSREMQIALAAPDQTSAFRVRRRDFLFDTWLKHAQISPFYIRLVRPERVRYTRAINEVLEVNGPVAELSYPLDHYPFSKGIARWVEKHNLYSSMEAELIVRSQGLQNPSLLTALRDPDFHTRRLHQKAIFYRLPARPLLKWVYMVFLRRAILDGPAGLTYATLQAFYEYLIVLKTKELRRGGA; this is encoded by the coding sequence ATGATCTCCGTCCTCATCCTTACCCGCAACGAGCAGAACGACCTTCCCGCCTGTCTCTCCTCCGTCTCCTGGTCCGATGACATCCACGTCTTCGACTCCCACAGCACCGACAACACAGTGGAGATCGCCAAAGCCGCCGGCGCGCACGTTCACACCCGCACCTTCGACGACTACGCCACGCACCGCAACGCCGCGCTCGCAACCATCCCCTTCAAGTACCCTTGGGTCTTCCTTCCCGACGCCGACGAGCGGCCGACTCCAGAGCTCTCCCGTGAGATGCAGATCGCCCTCGCAGCGCCCGACCAGACCTCAGCGTTCCGCGTCCGTCGCAGGGACTTCCTCTTCGACACCTGGCTCAAGCACGCCCAGATCTCCCCCTTCTACATCCGTCTCGTCCGCCCAGAGCGCGTCCGCTACACCCGCGCCATCAACGAGGTCCTGGAAGTCAACGGCCCAGTCGCCGAACTCAGCTACCCGCTCGACCACTACCCCTTCTCCAAAGGCATCGCTCGCTGGGTCGAGAAGCACAACCTCTACTCCAGCATGGAAGCCGAGCTCATCGTCCGCAGCCAGGGACTCCAGAACCCCTCGCTACTCACCGCCCTCCGCGACCCCGACTTCCACACCCGTCGCCTCCACCAGAAGGCCATCTTCTACCGCCTCCCAGCTCGCCCGCTCCTCAAGTGGGTGTACATGGTCTTCCTCCGCCGCGCCATCCTCGACGGTCCCGCAGGCCTCACCTATGCCACCCTGCAAGCCTTCTACGAGTACCTCATCGTCCTCAAGACCAAGGAACTTCGCCGCGGCGGAGCCTGA
- a CDS encoding nuclear transport factor 2 family protein, with amino-acid sequence MPKSYKQQAVELLKSFETNDRKSAAHINPNSYTQHNLAIADGLSGLAAVFQALPKGSARVNTVRVFQDGDFVFLHTEYNFFGPKIGFDIFRFEDGKAVEHWDNLQQTPSAPSPGGHTMIDGPTAATDLDKTESNKALMQSYMDDLLAGRRDKFPDYFDGINYIQHNPWVADHLTGLINGLQDLAKRGKAVRYERVHKILGEGNFVLVISEGTFGDKLTAFYDLYRIHNGKIAEHWDTLETIPPSSEWKNPNGKF; translated from the coding sequence GTGCCGAAAAGCTACAAACAGCAAGCCGTCGAGCTTTTGAAGAGTTTCGAGACCAATGACAGAAAGTCTGCCGCTCACATCAACCCCAACAGCTACACGCAGCACAACCTCGCCATAGCCGATGGTTTGTCCGGCCTCGCCGCCGTCTTTCAAGCTCTCCCCAAAGGCTCCGCCAGGGTCAACACCGTTCGCGTCTTCCAGGATGGCGATTTCGTCTTCCTCCACACCGAGTACAACTTCTTCGGCCCCAAGATCGGCTTCGACATCTTCCGCTTCGAAGACGGCAAGGCCGTCGAGCACTGGGACAACCTCCAGCAAACTCCAAGCGCTCCCAGCCCAGGCGGCCACACCATGATCGACGGCCCCACCGCAGCCACCGACCTCGACAAAACCGAGTCCAACAAAGCTCTCATGCAGAGCTATATGGACGACCTCCTCGCCGGCCGCAGAGATAAATTCCCCGACTATTTTGACGGCATCAACTACATCCAGCACAATCCCTGGGTCGCCGACCATCTCACCGGCCTCATCAACGGCCTGCAGGATCTCGCCAAGCGAGGCAAAGCAGTCCGCTACGAGCGCGTCCACAAGATCCTCGGCGAAGGCAACTTCGTCCTCGTCATCTCCGAGGGCACCTTCGGCGACAAGCTCACCGCCTTCTACGACCTCTATCGCATCCACAACGGCAAGATCGCCGAACACTGGGACACCCTCGAAACCATCCCGCCCTCCTCCGAGTGGAAGAACCCCAACGGCAAGTTCTGA
- a CDS encoding VOC family protein: MDSVQIEQKSYEMPPREGMSIAHFITVADIERSARYYEKVFNARILSLGDGNAPGYLQLANIWMILNVGGGPTVDKPTVTLSVPDPNHINSFLNFRVADIQACYQLWKSRGAEFITEPLEKYGEWRCYIRDPDGYLIEVGQSTTVKYG, from the coding sequence ATGGACAGCGTACAAATCGAGCAGAAGAGCTATGAGATGCCCCCCAGGGAGGGGATGAGCATCGCGCACTTTATCACCGTCGCCGACATCGAGCGATCGGCCCGCTACTACGAAAAGGTCTTCAACGCTCGCATTCTGAGCCTGGGTGACGGCAACGCGCCCGGATATCTTCAGCTCGCGAATATATGGATGATCTTGAACGTCGGCGGCGGCCCGACAGTAGACAAGCCGACCGTAACGCTCAGCGTCCCCGACCCAAATCACATCAACAGCTTTTTGAACTTTCGCGTCGCCGATATTCAAGCCTGCTATCAACTATGGAAGAGTCGAGGCGCCGAGTTCATCACGGAGCCCTTGGAGAAGTACGGCGAGTGGCGTTGCTACATCCGCGATCCTGACGGTTATCTCATCGAGGTCGGACAGAGCACTACCGTCAAATACGGTTGA
- a CDS encoding PP2C family protein-serine/threonine phosphatase — MHAVDPQLTANQVLRIFHRDGLFLFLGAAFTTFGFISLALAFLGRKFNSMLLWLGLFAILYGLRMWLDSRLLALMIPPALISDNLRTAIRYLVPIPAFFYFEAAGFLPRLSGRRVAPLISLPFFCLFIGAFWFGPRHSFEQINNVLVILTLIALIIQSITRKQIDRDYVIVRAGILVFVVFALIDNIAGAFGHYPKKEPLAFAFFLGTLGYVAAKRSQARDQQFSDLQKELEIAQRIQTAILPSAYPKSDHFQVAARYVPMTSVAGDFYDFLVADPMQAGLLIADVSGHGVPAALIASMVKLAATSQRANAADPATLLSGMNTILCGNTQEQFVTAAYVYLDAESSTLRYSAAAHPPMLLLRAGKVVELIENGLMLAAFTFATYATAVYPLEPGDRLVLYTDGILEAANAQGEEFGSNRLCTLLTDSALLRAEEAADRIISSLQTWSKSQNDDLTVLICDYSLTKTVA, encoded by the coding sequence ATGCACGCAGTCGACCCGCAGCTGACAGCGAACCAGGTCCTACGAATCTTTCACCGCGACGGACTATTTCTCTTCCTCGGCGCTGCATTCACCACGTTCGGATTCATATCGCTTGCATTGGCTTTTCTCGGCCGCAAGTTCAACTCCATGCTCCTCTGGCTGGGCCTCTTCGCCATCCTGTACGGTCTGCGCATGTGGCTCGATTCGAGACTGTTGGCGCTGATGATCCCACCCGCCCTCATCTCCGACAACCTGCGCACGGCGATCCGATATCTCGTTCCCATCCCAGCCTTCTTTTACTTCGAAGCCGCCGGATTCCTTCCGCGTCTGTCAGGCCGCAGAGTCGCTCCACTTATCTCGCTTCCCTTCTTCTGTCTCTTTATAGGAGCGTTTTGGTTTGGCCCCAGGCACTCTTTCGAGCAAATCAACAACGTCCTCGTCATCCTCACCTTGATCGCATTGATCATTCAATCGATCACACGAAAACAGATCGATCGCGACTACGTCATCGTTCGAGCGGGCATCCTCGTCTTCGTCGTCTTCGCTCTCATCGACAACATCGCCGGAGCCTTCGGACACTACCCCAAAAAGGAGCCGCTCGCCTTCGCATTCTTCCTTGGAACTCTCGGCTACGTCGCCGCAAAGCGCAGCCAGGCTCGCGATCAGCAGTTCAGCGACCTCCAGAAAGAACTCGAGATCGCACAGCGTATTCAGACCGCGATTCTTCCGTCCGCCTACCCGAAGTCCGATCACTTCCAAGTCGCCGCCCGCTACGTCCCCATGACGTCGGTAGCCGGAGACTTCTACGACTTCCTCGTAGCAGATCCAATGCAGGCGGGCTTGCTCATCGCCGACGTCTCCGGCCACGGTGTCCCCGCAGCGTTGATCGCCTCCATGGTCAAGCTCGCAGCCACCTCCCAGCGCGCCAACGCAGCCGATCCCGCAACCCTCCTCTCCGGCATGAACACCATCCTCTGCGGCAACACGCAGGAGCAGTTCGTCACAGCCGCCTACGTCTACCTCGACGCCGAATCCTCCACCCTCCGATACTCCGCGGCAGCCCATCCCCCCATGCTCTTGTTGCGCGCAGGAAAAGTTGTCGAGCTCATCGAGAACGGCCTCATGCTCGCTGCCTTCACCTTCGCAACCTACGCAACCGCCGTCTATCCACTCGAACCCGGAGATCGTCTTGTCCTCTACACAGACGGCATCCTCGAAGCCGCCAACGCACAAGGCGAGGAGTTCGGTTCAAACCGCCTGTGTACTCTGTTGACCGACAGCGCTCTCCTTCGCGCCGAAGAAGCTGCCGATCGAATCATCTCCTCCCTGCAAACGTGGTCCAAATCGCAAAACGACGATCTAACCGTCCTCATCTGCGACTACTCATTGACGAAGACAGTCGCGTAA